A genomic segment from Variovorax paradoxus B4 encodes:
- a CDS encoding paraquat-inducible protein A: MTEVPETVVCPGCDAVFSRAPLKPREVSCCVRCGTELYRHPGDQHRRILPLTVACLIMFAIANLFPIVEIELQGLRSQTTLAGAVVVLSREGMSVVALLVLATTLLFPLMQLCILTYLLVPLSREYRPAGFAILVRAMQMLRPWGMIEVFLLGVLVAIVKLSSMASVVAGPALWAFMALTVMLTAVLSFNPNAFWEMTFRPPGEPDGEAA, from the coding sequence ATGACGGAAGTACCTGAAACCGTGGTTTGTCCGGGCTGCGACGCGGTCTTCAGCCGCGCTCCCCTGAAGCCGCGCGAGGTGTCGTGCTGCGTCCGCTGCGGCACCGAGCTCTACCGCCACCCGGGCGACCAGCACCGCCGCATCCTGCCGCTCACGGTGGCATGCCTGATCATGTTCGCCATTGCCAACCTGTTCCCGATCGTCGAGATCGAGCTGCAGGGCCTGCGCAGCCAGACCACGCTGGCCGGCGCGGTCGTGGTGCTGAGCAGGGAGGGCATGTCGGTGGTGGCGCTGCTGGTGCTGGCCACGACGCTGCTATTCCCGCTGATGCAGCTGTGCATCCTGACCTACCTGCTGGTGCCGCTCAGCCGCGAGTACCGCCCGGCCGGCTTTGCCATTCTGGTGCGCGCCATGCAGATGCTGCGGCCCTGGGGAATGATCGAGGTGTTCCTGCTCGGCGTGCTGGTGGCGATCGTCAAGCTCTCCAGCATGGCGAGCGTGGTGGCCGGGCCGGCGCTGTGGGCCTTCATGGCGCTCACGGTCATGCTCACCGCCGTGCTCTCGTTCAATCCCAATGCCTTCTGGGAAATGACCTTTCGCCCGCCCGGCGAGCCCGACGGGGAGGCTGCGTGA
- a CDS encoding multidrug effflux MFS transporter → MALLLGLLSAIGPFAIDMYLPALPAIGQALRADIGAVQMSLTAFFLSLGAGQLLYGPVSDMVGRKPPLYAGLVLFALASVGCALATDIHTLIALRFVQGLGAAAGMAIPRAVVRDLHTGTDAARLMSLLILVFSVSPILAPLAGSAVIAVAGWRGVFWAVTIAAVAGLAMMVTQLRETRPPSERVESSLGSALSAYWVLLRDWHYLGLVFIGGFAMAGFFTYLANSSFVMIDHYGLSPALYSVAFGVNAAAFIGASQFTGSLGERFGLVGLVKFGVVASGIAMLAMFSYFAAGGDSLWVLIVLYFIASGFMGLVIPTTGVLALEMHGAIAGTASALLGTLQMLTGALAMAVVGLFTDGRPLPMVTGMAGGALIALVLTWLTLGSVRSEPTRRTQQA, encoded by the coding sequence ATGGCCCTGCTGCTGGGCCTGCTCTCCGCCATCGGGCCCTTCGCCATCGACATGTACCTGCCGGCGCTGCCGGCCATCGGCCAGGCGCTGCGCGCCGACATCGGCGCAGTGCAGATGAGCCTCACGGCGTTCTTCCTCTCGCTGGGCGCGGGCCAGCTGCTGTACGGGCCGGTCTCGGACATGGTCGGGCGCAAGCCGCCGCTCTATGCCGGGCTGGTGCTGTTTGCGCTTGCGAGCGTGGGCTGCGCGCTGGCCACCGACATCCACACGCTGATCGCGCTGCGCTTCGTGCAGGGCCTGGGCGCGGCGGCCGGCATGGCGATTCCGCGCGCGGTGGTGCGCGACCTGCACACCGGCACCGATGCCGCGCGGCTCATGTCGCTCCTGATCCTGGTGTTCAGCGTGTCGCCGATCCTCGCGCCGCTCGCGGGCAGCGCGGTGATCGCGGTGGCGGGCTGGCGCGGCGTGTTCTGGGCCGTGACCATCGCCGCGGTGGCGGGCCTCGCGATGATGGTCACGCAGCTGCGCGAAACGCGGCCGCCTTCGGAGCGCGTCGAGAGCAGCCTCGGCAGCGCCTTGTCGGCTTACTGGGTGCTGCTGCGCGACTGGCACTATCTCGGGCTGGTGTTCATCGGCGGCTTCGCGATGGCGGGCTTCTTCACCTACCTGGCGAATTCGTCGTTCGTGATGATCGACCACTACGGCCTGTCGCCCGCGCTGTACAGCGTGGCCTTCGGCGTGAACGCGGCGGCCTTCATCGGCGCCTCGCAGTTCACGGGCTCGCTGGGCGAGCGCTTCGGGCTGGTGGGCCTGGTCAAGTTCGGCGTCGTGGCGTCGGGCATCGCGATGCTGGCCATGTTCTCGTACTTTGCGGCGGGCGGCGACAGCCTCTGGGTGCTGATCGTGCTGTACTTCATCGCCTCCGGCTTCATGGGCCTGGTGATTCCGACCACCGGCGTGCTGGCGCTGGAGATGCACGGCGCCATCGCGGGCACGGCCTCGGCGCTGCTCGGCACGCTGCAGATGTTGACCGGCGCGCTGGCCATGGCGGTGGTGGGCCTCTTCACAGACGGCCGTCCGCTGCCGATGGTGACCGGCATGGCCGGCGGCGCGCTGATCGCGCTGGTGCTGACCTGGCTCACGCTGGGCAGCGTACGGTCAGAGCCCACCCGCAGGACGCAGCAGGCGTGA
- a CDS encoding membrane integrity-associated transporter subunit PqiC encodes MMQKKPFLLAATAAALMVLAGCAGKPDNYYTLASPVAAADAAPSTLGSAAPLYIELAPVAVPERLARPQMVVGRPNGSVQVDVLEQHRWAASFENELQDALASGIAARLGALDVTKGGRQSSQPVWRIAVQVRQFDAVDGGRVDAGFNWTLRRSDEPRTMACQLNLGEAVAGGIDAVAQGAQRVTAAAAAAIARSVSAARANPAVTACPA; translated from the coding sequence ATGATGCAGAAAAAACCGTTCCTGCTCGCTGCCACTGCCGCAGCGCTGATGGTCCTCGCAGGCTGCGCGGGCAAGCCCGACAACTACTACACGCTGGCCAGCCCGGTCGCGGCGGCGGACGCAGCGCCATCGACCCTCGGCTCTGCCGCGCCGCTCTACATCGAGCTGGCACCGGTGGCGGTGCCCGAGCGGCTCGCGCGGCCGCAGATGGTGGTGGGCCGGCCGAACGGCAGCGTGCAGGTGGATGTGCTCGAGCAGCACCGCTGGGCCGCGTCGTTCGAGAACGAGCTGCAGGATGCGCTGGCCAGCGGCATCGCGGCGCGGCTCGGCGCGCTCGATGTCACCAAGGGCGGCCGCCAGTCTTCGCAGCCCGTGTGGCGCATCGCGGTGCAGGTGCGCCAGTTCGACGCGGTCGACGGAGGCCGGGTGGATGCGGGCTTCAACTGGACGCTGCGGCGCTCCGACGAGCCCCGCACGATGGCGTGCCAGCTGAACCTGGGTGAAGCCGTTGCGGGCGGCATCGATGCCGTGGCGCAGGGCGCGCAGCGCGTCACTGCCGCGGCGGCCGCGGCCATCGCGCGCAGCGTGAGTGCAGCGCGCGCGAATCCGGCGGTGACCGCATGCCCGGCCTGA
- a CDS encoding paraquat-inducible protein A: MSAGELQTRDDGEAPLATASAMGLLACPHCDAVWRHAAEGEPCGRCGTHLHTRKPYSLSRTWAFLIAACIMYIPANLLPVMITRTLFGAQYDTILSGVIYFWVSGAYGLAAIIFIASFLVPLFKLTVLILLALLAQRGSNWRRPERAKLYHIIEIIGRWSMLDVFVVSLLTGLVQIQGFAVINAGVGIAAFGSVVVLTMLASLSFDPRLTWDSRQQQDAERERREPARDNREQKPA; this comes from the coding sequence GTGAGCGCAGGCGAGCTCCAGACCCGGGACGACGGCGAAGCGCCGCTGGCAACGGCCAGCGCGATGGGCCTGCTGGCCTGCCCGCATTGCGATGCCGTCTGGCGCCACGCCGCCGAGGGCGAACCGTGCGGGCGCTGCGGCACGCACCTGCACACGCGCAAGCCCTACAGCCTGAGCCGCACCTGGGCCTTCCTGATCGCGGCATGCATCATGTACATCCCGGCCAACCTGCTGCCGGTGATGATCACGCGCACGCTGTTCGGTGCGCAGTACGACACCATCCTGAGCGGTGTCATCTATTTCTGGGTGTCGGGCGCCTACGGGCTCGCGGCCATCATCTTCATTGCGAGCTTCCTGGTGCCGCTGTTCAAGCTCACGGTATTGATCCTGCTTGCGTTGCTGGCGCAGCGCGGCAGCAACTGGCGCCGGCCCGAGCGGGCCAAGCTCTATCACATCATCGAGATCATCGGCCGCTGGTCGATGCTCGACGTGTTCGTGGTGTCGCTGCTCACCGGGCTGGTGCAGATCCAGGGCTTTGCGGTCATCAACGCGGGCGTGGGCATTGCGGCATTCGGGTCGGTGGTGGTGCTGACGATGCTGGCCTCGCTGAGCTTCGACCCCAGGCTCACCTGGGACAGCAGGCAGCAGCAGGACGCCGAACGGGAACGCCGGGAACCGGCACGCGACAACAGGGAACAGAAGCCAGCATGA
- a CDS encoding M48 family metallopeptidase: MALARTIHADLFRVFLLTLVSLFAIPAATLVFTEYALHSEDAEFLQGIEKRIASDTRLSADDKALTAEFYRSHPLSKACSATAPEDRNFHDKVCSPYSMHWQFHWADRAAIWTLVLGAALLAAALVLGALAFANRGLRYASFVAGWRLMTVSSAVEVALQSAMLVWLSFWLTAYFWQSYYVKLIIIAGIAAAVAVFYAIYTLFKKLPFGNEIEGEVVDQADAPRLWERIRQLAARVKTAPPDQIVAGIDTNFFVTEAPCEVGGRTLHGRTLFVSIPLLRVLDQSEADAVLAHELAHLGGGDTRSSAALGPKLLQFDQYTWKMRDGGLSIVAHYLLRLYRMIFAFALARDSREREYKADRVSASLTAAGAIVQSLIKISAYASYRNDVERKLFAQDRQHDGALGIAGFVAAGLPPYANSDAFVETMKTADVPHPYDSHPPLLERMRNVGHHVPESAYGAIVATAPEVSWADDIETAAAIEQRLWSDYEQRFVQNHELSLAYRYEPATEEERAVVLRHFPPAAFALKNGESVEVSHEGLHQSVDGGSTIGWDEVKNLTFQDNTFGDMLVVTHHDKGMLGARTTKVKVGGLGKQKENFKAAVGRYWQRHQIMRAQQQQQASSQS; the protein is encoded by the coding sequence ATGGCCCTCGCCCGAACGATCCATGCCGACCTCTTTCGTGTCTTTCTCCTGACCCTGGTGTCGCTCTTCGCCATTCCGGCGGCGACGCTGGTTTTCACGGAGTACGCGTTGCATTCGGAGGACGCCGAATTCCTGCAGGGGATCGAGAAGCGCATCGCCTCCGACACCCGCCTGTCCGCCGACGACAAGGCGCTGACCGCAGAGTTCTATCGCAGCCACCCGCTCTCCAAGGCCTGCAGTGCCACCGCGCCCGAAGACAGGAACTTCCACGACAAGGTGTGCAGCCCCTACTCGATGCACTGGCAGTTCCACTGGGCCGACCGTGCTGCCATCTGGACGCTGGTGCTCGGTGCGGCATTGCTCGCCGCGGCGCTGGTGCTGGGCGCATTGGCCTTTGCCAACCGCGGCCTGCGCTATGCGAGCTTCGTTGCGGGCTGGCGGCTCATGACGGTGTCGAGCGCGGTCGAGGTCGCGCTGCAGAGCGCGATGCTGGTGTGGCTGTCGTTCTGGCTCACGGCCTACTTCTGGCAGAGCTACTACGTCAAGCTGATCATCATCGCGGGCATTGCGGCCGCGGTGGCCGTGTTCTATGCGATCTACACGCTGTTCAAGAAGCTGCCCTTCGGCAACGAGATCGAAGGCGAAGTGGTCGACCAGGCCGATGCGCCGCGCCTGTGGGAGCGCATCCGCCAGCTCGCCGCCCGCGTGAAGACCGCACCGCCCGACCAGATCGTTGCCGGCATCGACACCAACTTCTTCGTCACCGAAGCGCCCTGCGAGGTGGGCGGACGCACGCTGCACGGCCGCACGCTGTTCGTCAGCATTCCGCTGCTGCGCGTGCTCGACCAGTCGGAGGCCGATGCGGTGCTGGCGCACGAACTGGCCCACCTGGGCGGTGGCGACACCCGCAGCAGCGCCGCGCTCGGCCCCAAGCTGCTGCAGTTCGACCAGTACACCTGGAAAATGCGCGACGGCGGCCTGAGCATCGTGGCGCACTACCTGCTTCGCCTCTACCGGATGATCTTCGCCTTTGCCCTGGCGCGCGACAGCCGGGAGCGCGAATACAAGGCCGACCGCGTCTCCGCGAGCCTTACCGCGGCGGGCGCCATCGTGCAGTCGCTGATCAAGATCTCGGCCTACGCCAGCTACCGCAACGACGTCGAACGCAAACTCTTTGCGCAGGACCGCCAGCACGACGGCGCGCTGGGCATCGCCGGCTTCGTGGCCGCCGGCTTGCCGCCCTATGCCAATTCGGACGCGTTCGTCGAGACCATGAAGACCGCCGATGTGCCGCACCCCTACGACAGCCATCCACCGCTGCTCGAACGCATGCGCAACGTCGGCCACCACGTGCCCGAAAGCGCCTACGGCGCCATCGTTGCCACCGCGCCGGAGGTCTCGTGGGCCGACGACATCGAGACCGCCGCCGCCATCGAGCAGCGGCTGTGGAGCGACTACGAGCAGCGCTTCGTCCAGAACCACGAACTGAGCCTTGCCTACCGCTACGAGCCGGCCACCGAAGAAGAGCGCGCCGTGGTGCTGCGCCACTTTCCGCCGGCTGCGTTTGCACTGAAGAACGGCGAGAGCGTCGAGGTGAGCCACGAGGGCCTGCACCAGAGCGTGGATGGCGGCTCGACCATCGGCTGGGACGAGGTCAAGAACCTGACCTTCCAGGACAACACCTTCGGCGACATGCTGGTCGTCACGCACCACGACAAGGGCATGCTCGGTGCGCGCACCACCAAGGTCAAGGTGGGCGGCCTCGGCAAGCAGAAGGAGAACTTCAAGGCCGCGGTCGGCCGCTACTGGCAGCGGCACCAGATCATGCGGGCGCAGCAGCAGCAACAGGCGTCGTCACAGTCATGA
- a CDS encoding MFS transporter, producing MEAAASVDGKAAQPVDGLDQPARQRAMLVIILGIMVAVLDGTIVNLALPGIARELQASPSHAIWVVNAYQIATLVMLLPLASLGDLVGYRRVYLVGMAVFTVSSIGATFADSLTTLIAARTFQGLGAAGIMSVNAALVRLTFPSALLGRGMAINSMVVATSSVAGPSVAAAILSVASWPWLFAINVPLGAITLALGLRALPFNRVAPASGLRFSPIDVALNVLMFSLVFLGVDRLGVREGSVAGGGSQQSAWAILLAGVAVGFVYLRRQRKLAVPLFPIDLLRIPVFALSMGTSVAAFCAQMLAYIALPFLLLEVYGRSHIEAGLLITAWPLAIVAMAPIAGRLIGRYPDGLLGGIGLGLLAIGLGLLAALPAHPGNADIAWRMALCGLGFGLFQSPNNHTIVTSPPAHRSGAASGMLGTARLTGQTLGAVVLAGVFSVWSPHGGHGPVVALVLAACCAGLAAVFSSLRLKTTGHGG from the coding sequence ATGGAAGCCGCGGCGTCCGTGGACGGCAAGGCCGCGCAGCCCGTCGACGGGCTGGACCAGCCCGCGCGCCAGCGCGCAATGCTGGTGATCATTCTCGGCATCATGGTGGCCGTGCTCGACGGCACCATCGTCAACCTGGCGCTGCCGGGCATTGCGCGCGAACTCCAGGCCAGCCCCTCGCACGCCATCTGGGTGGTGAACGCCTACCAGATCGCCACGCTGGTCATGCTGCTGCCGCTGGCGTCGCTGGGCGACCTGGTCGGCTACCGGCGCGTCTACCTGGTGGGCATGGCGGTGTTCACGGTGTCCTCGATCGGCGCCACCTTTGCCGATTCGCTGACCACGCTGATTGCCGCGCGCACCTTCCAGGGCCTGGGCGCGGCCGGCATCATGAGCGTGAACGCGGCGCTGGTGCGGCTGACCTTTCCCTCGGCGCTGCTGGGGCGCGGCATGGCGATCAACTCGATGGTGGTGGCCACGTCCTCGGTGGCCGGACCCTCGGTGGCCGCCGCCATTCTTTCGGTGGCTTCGTGGCCGTGGCTGTTTGCCATCAACGTCCCGCTGGGCGCCATCACGCTGGCGCTGGGCTTGCGGGCGCTGCCGTTCAACCGCGTGGCACCGGCGTCGGGCCTGCGCTTTTCGCCGATCGACGTGGCGCTCAACGTGCTGATGTTCTCGCTGGTGTTCCTGGGCGTCGACCGCCTGGGCGTGCGCGAGGGCAGCGTGGCCGGCGGCGGCTCGCAGCAGTCGGCCTGGGCCATCCTGCTGGCCGGCGTGGCGGTGGGCTTCGTCTATCTTCGGCGGCAGCGCAAGCTGGCGGTGCCGCTGTTTCCGATCGACCTGCTGCGCATTCCGGTGTTCGCGCTTTCCATGGGCACTTCGGTGGCCGCCTTCTGTGCGCAGATGCTGGCCTACATTGCGCTGCCGTTCCTGCTGCTCGAGGTGTACGGCCGCAGCCACATCGAGGCCGGGCTCCTCATCACCGCCTGGCCGCTGGCCATCGTGGCCATGGCGCCCATTGCGGGCCGGCTGATCGGGCGCTATCCGGACGGGCTGCTCGGCGGCATCGGGCTGGGCCTGCTGGCCATCGGCCTGGGGTTGCTGGCGGCGCTGCCGGCGCATCCGGGCAATGCCGACATCGCCTGGCGCATGGCGCTGTGCGGGCTGGGCTTCGGGCTCTTCCAGTCGCCCAACAACCACACCATCGTGACCTCGCCGCCGGCGCACCGCAGTGGCGCGGCCAGCGGCATGCTGGGTACGGCGCGGCTCACGGGGCAGACGCTTGGCGCGGTGGTGCTGGCCGGCGTGTTCAGCGTCTGGAGTCCGCATGGCGGCCACGGGCCGGTGGTGGCGCTGGTGCTGGCGGCCTGCTGCGCGGGCCTGGCGGCGGTCTTCAGCAGCCTGCGGCTGAAGACGACAGGGCACGGCGGCTGA
- a CDS encoding intermembrane transport protein PqiB, producing the protein MSDEEARPNDPAAPTGLPPPRVVRRREWLPSLIWLIPIVAALVGVMLVVRILMQRGPEIVLTFNTAEGLEANKTAVKYKDVQIGTVQSLKLARDRSHVQVTVQLSKEAESFTAEDSRFWVVRPRLDTSGISGLGTLLSGAYIGADAGVSKETASEFKGLEVPPIVTRDASGQQFLLRATDVGSLDVGSPVYFRRIKVGQVAAYELDGDGRGVTLRIFVNAPYDKFVGVNTRFWQASGIDAQLSASGFTLRTQSLATILLGGIAFQAPDDAMGPLAKENTAFTLAQDETAAMKEPDGPSQTLLMYFNQSLRGLAPGAPVDFRGVVIGEVKSIGVEFDRAEREFRMPVLVQVYPDRLRRRAGESGVESRATQQERLRFLAEKGLRAQLRSGNLLTGQVYVALDFFPKAPPVKIDMAKNPIELPTIANSLDEIQSQVQEIASKLNKVPYEQIAADLRTTLASLNKTLASTEQAVDRINTDLTPELAAAMKDVRKTVNSAERTLADDSPLQQDMRQTLRELTRAAGSVRVLTDYLERHPESLLRGKPDDKK; encoded by the coding sequence ATGAGTGACGAAGAAGCCAGACCCAACGACCCTGCGGCCCCGACGGGGCTTCCTCCGCCGCGCGTGGTGCGCCGGCGCGAATGGCTGCCCTCGCTGATCTGGCTGATCCCCATCGTTGCAGCGCTGGTCGGCGTGATGCTGGTGGTCAGGATCCTGATGCAGCGCGGGCCCGAGATCGTGCTCACCTTCAACACGGCCGAAGGCCTGGAGGCCAACAAGACGGCCGTCAAGTACAAGGACGTGCAGATCGGCACGGTGCAGAGCCTGAAGCTCGCGCGCGACCGGTCGCATGTGCAGGTGACCGTGCAGCTCAGCAAGGAGGCCGAGAGCTTCACCGCCGAGGATTCGCGCTTCTGGGTGGTGCGGCCGCGACTCGACACCTCCGGCATCTCGGGCCTGGGCACCTTGCTGTCGGGCGCCTACATCGGCGCCGACGCAGGCGTGTCGAAGGAAACCGCGAGCGAGTTCAAGGGGCTGGAGGTGCCGCCCATCGTCACGCGCGATGCCTCGGGCCAGCAGTTCCTGCTGCGCGCCACCGACGTGGGCTCGCTCGACGTGGGCTCGCCGGTGTATTTCCGGCGCATCAAGGTCGGCCAGGTGGCGGCCTATGAACTCGACGGCGACGGCCGCGGCGTGACGCTGCGCATCTTCGTCAATGCGCCCTACGACAAGTTCGTGGGGGTCAACACGCGCTTCTGGCAGGCCAGCGGCATCGACGCGCAGCTGAGCGCCAGCGGCTTCACGCTGCGCACGCAGTCGCTCGCCACCATCCTGCTCGGCGGCATCGCGTTCCAGGCACCCGATGACGCCATGGGTCCGCTGGCCAAGGAGAACACGGCCTTCACGCTGGCGCAGGACGAAACCGCGGCCATGAAGGAGCCCGACGGTCCTTCGCAGACGCTGCTGATGTATTTCAACCAGTCGCTGCGCGGCCTTGCGCCGGGGGCGCCGGTCGATTTCCGCGGCGTGGTGATCGGCGAGGTCAAGTCGATCGGCGTAGAGTTCGACCGCGCCGAGCGCGAGTTCCGCATGCCGGTGCTGGTACAGGTCTACCCGGACCGGCTGCGCCGCCGCGCGGGCGAGAGCGGCGTGGAGTCGCGCGCCACCCAGCAGGAGCGGCTGCGCTTCCTGGCCGAGAAGGGCCTGCGCGCGCAGCTGCGCAGCGGCAACCTGCTGACCGGGCAGGTGTACGTGGCGCTCGACTTCTTCCCCAAGGCGCCGCCCGTCAAGATCGACATGGCGAAGAACCCAATCGAGCTGCCCACCATCGCCAACAGCCTCGACGAGATCCAGTCGCAGGTGCAGGAGATCGCAAGCAAGCTCAACAAGGTGCCGTACGAGCAGATCGCGGCCGACCTGCGCACCACGCTCGCCTCGCTCAACAAGACGCTGGCCAGTACCGAGCAGGCGGTGGACCGCATCAACACCGACCTGACGCCCGAACTGGCCGCCGCCATGAAGGACGTGCGCAAGACAGTCAACAGTGCCGAGCGCACGCTGGCCGACGACTCGCCGCTGCAGCAGGACATGCGCCAGACGCTGCGCGAGCTGACCCGCGCCGCGGGCTCGGTGCGCGTGCTGACCGACTACCTCGAGCGCCATCCCGAGTCGCTCTTGCGCGGCAAACCGGACGACAAGAAATGA
- a CDS encoding MFS transporter, translating to MAQIGKAPCDDTLILHGASAQEGACPEASKPWVLAAAIVGSSMAFIDGTVVNVALPAIQADLRATAFQAQWVVESYALLLAALLLVGGALGDHFGRRRIFAIGVGIFAIASVACGLSGSVQQLIAARAVQGIGGALLVPGSLALISAAFPEKERGKAIGIWSGFSGITAAAGPVLGGFLVDHFSWTWAFLINVPMALLVLWIAWRHVPESHGSSASGGLDLVGALLATAGLGGIVYAFIEAPTQHWSSPPVLAALGIGVAASAGFVAAERMAHTPMLPLVLLRIGNFSGANLLTLLLYAALGGGLYFFPLNLIQVQGYSATVAGAALLPFILIMFALSGWAGQLVDRFGPRLPLVIGPAIAAAGFALFAVPGVGASYWSGFFPAVVVLGFGMTVTVAPLTTTVMNAVGPEQAGVASGVNNAVSRAAAVLAIAVFGVIMAWAFDGTLAESLRGMGASPEATAFLAGERSKLAGAALPPGVDAATAAALKKAVAESFVAGFRWVMLLSAGLAVLSALSAWRMIGGGAAKDHGTDG from the coding sequence ATGGCACAGATCGGCAAGGCGCCCTGCGACGACACGCTGATCCTGCACGGCGCCAGTGCGCAGGAGGGCGCCTGTCCCGAAGCGTCCAAGCCCTGGGTGCTGGCCGCGGCCATCGTGGGCTCGAGCATGGCCTTCATCGACGGCACGGTGGTCAACGTGGCGCTGCCGGCCATCCAGGCCGACCTGCGGGCCACGGCGTTCCAGGCGCAATGGGTGGTCGAGTCCTATGCCTTGCTGCTGGCGGCGCTGCTGCTGGTGGGCGGCGCGCTCGGCGACCATTTCGGGCGGCGCCGCATCTTTGCGATCGGCGTGGGCATCTTCGCCATCGCTTCGGTGGCCTGCGGGCTCTCCGGCAGCGTGCAGCAGCTGATTGCCGCGCGCGCGGTGCAGGGCATCGGCGGGGCCTTGCTGGTGCCCGGCAGCCTGGCGCTCATCAGCGCCGCATTTCCCGAGAAGGAGCGCGGCAAGGCCATCGGCATCTGGTCGGGCTTCAGCGGCATCACTGCGGCCGCGGGGCCGGTGCTCGGGGGCTTCCTGGTCGATCACTTCTCGTGGACCTGGGCCTTCCTCATCAACGTGCCGATGGCGCTGCTGGTGCTGTGGATCGCGTGGCGCCACGTGCCCGAGAGCCACGGATCGTCGGCCAGCGGCGGGCTCGACCTGGTCGGCGCGCTGCTGGCCACCGCCGGCCTCGGCGGCATCGTCTACGCCTTCATCGAGGCGCCCACGCAGCACTGGAGCTCGCCCCCGGTGCTGGCCGCGCTGGGCATCGGCGTTGCGGCCAGCGCAGGCTTCGTGGCCGCGGAGCGCATGGCGCACACGCCGATGCTGCCGCTCGTGCTGCTGCGCATCGGCAACTTCAGCGGTGCCAACCTGCTGACCTTGCTGCTGTATGCAGCGCTCGGCGGCGGACTGTATTTCTTCCCGCTCAACTTGATCCAGGTGCAGGGCTACTCGGCCACCGTGGCGGGCGCGGCGCTGCTGCCGTTCATCCTCATCATGTTCGCGCTCTCGGGCTGGGCCGGCCAGTTGGTCGACCGCTTCGGTCCGCGGCTGCCGCTGGTGATCGGTCCAGCGATTGCCGCAGCCGGCTTTGCATTGTTCGCGGTGCCCGGCGTGGGCGCGAGCTACTGGAGCGGCTTCTTTCCCGCGGTGGTGGTGCTGGGCTTCGGCATGACCGTGACCGTGGCACCGCTCACCACCACGGTGATGAACGCGGTGGGGCCGGAGCAGGCGGGGGTGGCCTCGGGCGTCAACAACGCGGTGTCGCGCGCGGCCGCGGTGCTGGCCATTGCGGTGTTCGGCGTGATCATGGCCTGGGCTTTCGACGGCACCCTGGCCGAGAGCCTGCGCGGCATGGGGGCCTCGCCCGAGGCGACGGCATTTCTCGCGGGCGAGCGCAGCAAGCTGGCCGGCGCCGCACTGCCGCCGGGCGTCGATGCGGCCACCGCCGCGGCCTTGAAGAAAGCCGTGGCCGAATCTTTCGTCGCGGGCTTTCGCTGGGTGATGCTGCTGAGCGCCGGGCTCGCCGTGCTCAGCGCCTTGAGCGCCTGGCGGATGATCGGCGGCGGGGCTGCGAAAGATCACGGCACCGACGGCTGA